From a single Nostoc sp. MS1 genomic region:
- a CDS encoding YcjF family protein, which translates to MPVSRIVTLIVGLIVILGLSLWLIDSLSRLYWQLSYSPFLGNLLLLLLIVLIGCLVAAFVYYVMVLQGGEQRSRRNRRRVTAAQIPAAKSDAASSTLQAVRQQVAQIQDEVTRQALLSRSQEIEANLARGEIQVVVFGTGSAGKTSLVNAVMGRMVGKVDAPMGTTKVGETYCLRLKGMERKILITDTPGILEAGVAGTEREQLARALATEADLLLFVVDNDLRRSEYEPLKGLAEIGKRSLLVLNKTDLYTDEDKEAILARLRQRVRGFIATNDVVAIAANPETAQLETGETFQPEPDIVPLLRRMAAILRAEGEDLVADNILLQSLRLGEEARKLIDAQRRRQADKIVERFQWIGAGVVSVTPLPVVDLLATAAVNAQMVVEIGRVYGCELNMERGRELALSLAKTIASLGIVKGAIELLSTALQLNVATFIIGRAIQGVTAAYLTRIAGKSFIEYFRHDQDWGDGGMTEVVQRQFQINRRDEFIKAFVQEAIARVVKPLQDRTEVLEEQNRQEELR; encoded by the coding sequence ATGCCTGTCTCGCGCATTGTTACGCTGATTGTTGGTTTAATCGTCATTTTGGGACTTTCCCTGTGGCTGATTGATTCCCTTTCACGCCTTTACTGGCAGTTATCCTACTCACCATTTTTGGGTAATTTGCTGTTATTGCTGCTAATTGTCCTCATTGGCTGTTTAGTGGCTGCTTTTGTCTATTACGTGATGGTGTTGCAGGGTGGTGAACAGCGTAGCCGCCGCAACCGTCGGCGGGTGACAGCCGCGCAAATTCCGGCTGCTAAGTCTGATGCAGCTTCTTCTACCTTACAGGCTGTGCGGCAACAGGTAGCGCAAATTCAAGATGAAGTCACACGTCAGGCTTTATTGAGTCGTTCCCAAGAAATTGAAGCTAACTTGGCAAGGGGGGAGATTCAAGTGGTGGTGTTTGGTACGGGAAGTGCGGGAAAAACTTCCCTAGTTAATGCCGTTATGGGGCGAATGGTAGGCAAGGTTGATGCACCAATGGGAACAACCAAAGTGGGGGAAACCTACTGTTTGCGGTTGAAGGGGATGGAGCGCAAGATTTTAATTACAGATACGCCAGGAATTTTAGAGGCTGGGGTAGCGGGAACGGAACGGGAACAATTAGCCAGGGCGTTGGCAACAGAGGCGGATTTACTGTTATTTGTGGTGGATAATGATTTGCGGCGTTCCGAATATGAGCCTTTGAAGGGGTTAGCGGAAATTGGGAAGCGATCGCTTCTTGTTCTCAACAAAACCGACCTTTACACAGATGAGGATAAGGAAGCTATTTTAGCACGGTTACGCCAACGGGTGCGGGGATTTATCGCTACAAATGATGTCGTGGCGATCGCCGCTAACCCGGAAACTGCACAATTAGAAACAGGCGAAACCTTCCAACCAGAACCAGATATAGTTCCCTTACTGCGGCGGATGGCAGCAATTTTACGGGCTGAGGGTGAGGATTTAGTCGCGGATAATATACTCTTACAATCTCTGCGGTTAGGAGAGGAAGCCCGGAAACTCATCGACGCACAACGCCGCCGCCAAGCAGATAAAATTGTCGAGCGGTTTCAGTGGATTGGGGCAGGAGTGGTATCGGTAACACCTTTACCTGTGGTAGATTTACTGGCAACGGCGGCTGTAAATGCCCAGATGGTAGTAGAGATTGGCAGAGTCTACGGTTGTGAATTGAATATGGAACGGGGACGGGAGTTAGCCCTGTCTTTGGCTAAGACGATCGCTAGTTTGGGTATTGTTAAGGGAGCAATTGAATTACTATCTACGGCGTTGCAACTAAATGTGGCTACTTTTATTATTGGTAGAGCCATTCAAGGGGTAACAGCTGCTTATTTAACTAGGATTGCAGGTAAAAGCTTTATTGAATATTTCCGTCATGATCAAGATTGGGGCGATGGCGGAATGACAGAAGTAGTGCAGCGACAGTTTCAAATCAATCGCCGCGATGAGTTTATTAAAGCATTTGTGCAAGAAGCGATCGCTCGTGTAGTGAAACCGTTACAAGATAGAACTGAAGTGCTTGAGGAACAGAATCGCCAAGAAGAATTACGGTAA
- a CDS encoding serine/threonine-protein kinase — MNHHMIGKVLQARYQIVQNLGSGVFGQTYIAVDVNYPHQPKCVVKQLKVNSIHSSYLDTLRLRFLTETETLKHLGQHPQIPNFITCFEENERFYLVQEYIAGHALTAELPIAQNWGSLWREDEIISFLEDALTILEFIHSQGVIHCDIKPENLIRRAVNGKLVLIDFGSIQSVNFGIDQELSIYQVPATSLGYIPPEQFIGQTQINSDIYALGMIAIQALTGLEPLQLKVEPYSNEMIWRTADTPVSDYLAAILSQMVRYNYQERFQSTAEVLRAIQQMKWDTSLPQLLQTQQIEETSAEPTQSVSPLLTGMKVGLAVNTLLMGLGTYSLLSNSPANTETEILYKATKQYQDGDLQQAIALAKLIPSHSNVYPDAQATIEEWQQQWQTAAKQYSLAEQALLESRWSDVLSAANEVPDIAYWQTKIKDVVKQANVNIEAQTQDLLAKAYAKAEARDFSTALEYLRQIPPESSAGALVQKKLAEYNQKRQIRAAYFLHQARKQALAGNFDKAVKYLHQIPQDTPVYAQAQTKLNEYTQKLRPLPQSQKIAYSVISANQKAKSWIAKSPVVKTDNVQFETQLQEVNIH; from the coding sequence ATGAACCACCACATGATCGGGAAAGTATTGCAAGCACGCTACCAAATTGTCCAAAACCTGGGTTCAGGAGTATTTGGACAAACATATATTGCTGTAGATGTAAATTATCCACATCAACCTAAATGTGTTGTTAAACAACTTAAAGTTAACAGTATCCATTCTAGCTACCTGGATACGCTCAGACTACGTTTTCTCACGGAAACTGAAACTCTCAAGCATTTAGGACAACATCCCCAAATTCCTAACTTTATTACTTGTTTTGAGGAAAACGAGCGCTTTTACTTGGTTCAAGAGTACATTGCTGGACACGCTTTAACTGCGGAATTGCCTATTGCTCAAAATTGGGGTTCGTTGTGGCGTGAGGATGAAATAATTTCATTTTTAGAAGATGCCTTAACTATTTTAGAATTTATTCACTCGCAAGGTGTTATTCATTGCGATATTAAGCCAGAAAATTTAATTAGACGTGCTGTTAATGGTAAGTTAGTCCTGATTGACTTTGGTTCTATTCAGTCAGTCAATTTTGGCATAGACCAAGAATTATCTATTTATCAGGTTCCTGCTACCTCTTTAGGATATATACCTCCAGAGCAATTTATTGGGCAAACCCAGATTAATAGTGATATTTATGCTCTAGGGATGATTGCCATTCAAGCTTTAACAGGCTTAGAACCACTGCAACTAAAAGTAGAGCCTTATAGTAATGAGATGATTTGGCGTACTGCTGATACGCCTGTGAGTGATTATTTAGCGGCTATCTTGAGCCAAATGGTGCGCTACAATTACCAAGAACGTTTTCAGTCTACGGCTGAGGTGTTGCGTGCAATTCAACAGATGAAATGGGACACTTCTCTACCGCAACTACTGCAAACACAACAGATAGAAGAGACTTCAGCAGAACCAACTCAGTCAGTATCACCGCTACTGACAGGGATGAAAGTCGGACTGGCAGTTAATACCCTATTGATGGGACTGGGAACCTATTCATTATTGAGTAACTCTCCAGCCAATACAGAAACAGAAATTTTATATAAAGCTACAAAACAATATCAAGATGGGGATTTGCAACAAGCGATCGCTCTAGCTAAACTAATCCCATCTCATAGTAATGTATATCCAGATGCTCAAGCCACCATCGAAGAATGGCAACAACAATGGCAAACCGCAGCAAAACAATATTCATTAGCTGAACAAGCATTACTTGAGAGTCGATGGTCAGATGTTCTCAGTGCTGCTAACGAAGTTCCAGATATTGCATATTGGCAAACTAAAATTAAAGATGTAGTCAAACAAGCCAATGTCAATATTGAAGCACAAACACAAGATTTATTAGCCAAAGCCTACGCCAAAGCCGAAGCTAGAGACTTTTCCACAGCATTAGAATATTTACGCCAAATTCCGCCAGAAAGTTCTGCTGGTGCTTTAGTACAAAAAAAATTAGCTGAGTATAATCAAAAACGTCAAATTAGAGCCGCTTACTTTTTACACCAAGCCCGTAAACAAGCATTGGCTGGTAACTTTGACAAAGCTGTTAAGTATCTGCACCAAATTCCCCAAGATACACCTGTATATGCTCAAGCTCAGACTAAACTCAATGAGTACACACAAAAGTTACGCCCACTGCCTCAAAGCCAAAAGATAGCCTATAGTGTGATTAGTGCAAATCAAAAAGCTAAGTCTTGGATAGCTAAGAGTCCAGTTGTCAAAACTGATAATGTGCAGTTTGAGACTCAATTACAAGAAGTAAATATTCACTAG
- a CDS encoding allophycocyanin subunit alpha-B, which yields MTVISQVILKADDELRYPSSGELKSIREFLQTGVQRTRIAATLAENEKKIVQEATKQLWQKRPDFIAPGGNAYGERQRALCIRDFGWYLRLITYGVLAGDVEPIEKIGIIGVREMYNSLGVPVPGMVEAINSLKKASLDLLSAEDAVAAAPYFDYIIQAMS from the coding sequence ATGACTGTAATTAGCCAAGTTATTCTCAAAGCCGACGACGAACTGCGTTACCCCAGCAGTGGCGAACTCAAGAGTATCAGAGAATTTTTACAAACCGGGGTACAAAGAACCCGTATCGCTGCTACCTTAGCAGAGAACGAAAAGAAAATCGTTCAGGAAGCAACCAAGCAACTGTGGCAGAAGCGTCCTGATTTTATCGCACCTGGTGGTAACGCTTACGGCGAACGTCAACGTGCGTTATGTATTCGTGACTTTGGTTGGTACTTACGTTTAATCACTTACGGGGTACTAGCTGGAGATGTTGAACCGATTGAAAAAATTGGCATTATCGGCGTGCGAGAAATGTACAATTCTTTGGGTGTTCCCGTACCCGGAATGGTGGAAGCCATCAATTCTCTGAAAAAAGCCTCTCTTGACTTATTAAGTGCAGAAGATGCAGTTGCAGCCGCACCTTACTTTGATTACATCATTCAAGCAATGTCATAA
- the rlmD gene encoding 23S rRNA (uracil(1939)-C(5))-methyltransferase RlmD, whose protein sequence is MTKSTWLQGELIEVAISDLSDTGDGVGRFEERVVFVPDTVPGDRLMVRLVHVKPKYAHGKLHQILEPSPHRIRPGCIVADKCGGCQWQHIDYEYQLVAKRNQVIQALQRIGGFAEPPVDPVLVADSALGYRNKATYPLDISATGQVQAGYYQKGSHHLVNLNQCPVQDPRLNPLLAEIKQDIQGRGWSIYDENRHQGQIRHLGLRIGRRTGEILLTLVVKDWNLPGIEQQAQEWLQLYPQLVGVSLNRNPERTNAIFGRETRCIAGVPYLREIFAGLEFQVRPDTFFQVFTETAEALLEVIQSELNLQGHETLVDAYCGIGTLTLPLTRHVHQAIGLELQPQAVEQAISNAQHNGINNVQFQVGAVEKLLPKMGIIPDVVILDPPRKGCDRIVIESLLASKPARIVYVSCKVATLARDLKLLCEDGLYTIQRIQPADFFPQTAHVEAAAFLVRSQFGKDT, encoded by the coding sequence ATGACTAAATCTACTTGGCTTCAGGGTGAATTAATTGAGGTTGCTATTAGCGACTTGAGTGATACTGGTGATGGGGTGGGACGGTTTGAGGAACGGGTGGTGTTTGTTCCTGATACTGTGCCGGGCGATCGCCTGATGGTACGCTTGGTACATGTTAAACCTAAATATGCCCACGGAAAGCTGCACCAGATACTAGAACCATCGCCTCACCGTATTCGTCCGGGTTGTATTGTGGCGGATAAGTGTGGTGGTTGTCAGTGGCAACATATTGATTACGAATATCAACTGGTTGCTAAACGCAATCAAGTTATCCAAGCTTTACAACGTATCGGCGGTTTTGCCGAACCTCCTGTAGACCCCGTATTGGTGGCTGACTCGGCTTTGGGATATCGCAATAAGGCTACTTATCCTTTGGATATATCGGCTACAGGTCAAGTGCAGGCTGGGTATTACCAAAAGGGTAGCCATCATTTAGTGAACCTAAATCAATGTCCAGTCCAAGATCCCCGTTTAAATCCTTTACTGGCAGAAATTAAACAAGATATCCAAGGGCGCGGCTGGTCTATTTACGATGAAAATCGTCACCAAGGACAAATTCGTCATCTGGGGTTACGCATTGGACGGCGTACAGGTGAAATTTTGTTAACTTTGGTGGTCAAGGACTGGAATTTACCAGGAATTGAACAACAAGCTCAGGAATGGTTACAGCTCTATCCTCAATTGGTAGGAGTGTCCTTAAATCGTAACCCTGAACGCACCAATGCAATTTTTGGTAGAGAAACCCGTTGTATTGCTGGAGTTCCTTATCTGCGAGAAATTTTTGCTGGGTTGGAATTTCAAGTCCGTCCTGATACATTTTTCCAAGTCTTCACAGAAACGGCTGAGGCGTTATTAGAAGTAATTCAGTCAGAACTGAATTTACAAGGGCATGAAACCCTAGTTGATGCCTACTGTGGCATTGGCACCTTAACCTTGCCTTTAACTAGACACGTACACCAAGCTATAGGATTAGAGTTGCAACCCCAAGCTGTAGAACAGGCAATTTCCAATGCTCAACACAATGGTATTAATAATGTGCAATTTCAAGTAGGGGCAGTTGAGAAATTACTGCCAAAGATGGGAATAATACCAGATGTGGTCATACTAGACCCGCCACGTAAAGGGTGCGATCGCATTGTCATCGAATCTTTATTAGCCTCGAAACCTGCCCGCATCGTTTACGTCAGCTGTAAAGTAGCCACTCTTGCTCGTGACCTAAAACTACTTTGTGAAGATGGCCTATATACAATTCAACGCATTCAACCCGCCGATTTTTTCCCTCAAACCGCCCATGTGGAAGCCGCCGCTTTTCTGGTGCGCTCGCAGTTTGGCAAGGATACTTAG
- a CDS encoding ATP-binding protein, whose protein sequence is MITISLRPVGRYWGTISFASTLYLCPILDLLMAEIPAKLQAELRLGLQEALVNAAKHGNNLDPSKTVVVRFSLIDNQYWWVISDQGEGFNPTTSHTEDPTDYLPPDEAENGRGMCLLHQIFDQVEWNRKGTELRLCKQMENRPRLSLRR, encoded by the coding sequence GTGATAACCATTTCACTCCGTCCAGTTGGACGCTATTGGGGTACTATTAGTTTCGCCTCAACTCTCTATCTTTGTCCTATATTAGATTTACTAATGGCGGAAATACCCGCCAAACTACAAGCAGAACTGCGATTAGGGCTACAAGAAGCCCTAGTTAATGCAGCTAAACATGGTAATAATCTTGACCCTAGCAAAACAGTTGTAGTCCGTTTTTCCCTCATAGATAATCAGTATTGGTGGGTGATTTCCGACCAAGGTGAGGGCTTTAACCCGACAACTAGTCATACTGAAGACCCCACAGATTACTTACCACCCGATGAGGCAGAAAACGGGCGGGGAATGTGCCTTCTCCACCAAATTTTTGACCAAGTGGAGTGGAATCGTAAAGGCACAGAATTAAGATTATGTAAACAAATGGAAAACCGCCCCCGCTTGTCCCTGCGGAGGTAA
- a CDS encoding DUF6439 family protein has translation MSQPSQLSKTTQLNEFSDLELAQALMERLSISPNDWHRLKSNRNSRASEQLAAAMVFLLKNQPQEALARLEQAVGWLNRSISAPPCPSHGDKGVGSRE, from the coding sequence ATGTCTCAACCTAGCCAGCTTTCTAAAACCACTCAACTTAATGAATTTAGCGACTTGGAACTAGCCCAAGCCCTCATGGAAAGGCTGAGTATTTCGCCTAACGATTGGCATCGCCTCAAGTCTAACCGCAATTCTCGCGCTAGTGAACAATTAGCAGCCGCTATGGTATTTTTGCTTAAAAATCAACCCCAAGAAGCTCTTGCTAGACTAGAACAAGCTGTTGGTTGGTTAAATCGTTCTATCTCCGCCCCTCCTTGTCCTTCTCATGGAGATAAGGGAGTAGGGAGTAGGGAGTAG
- the asnS gene encoding asparagine--tRNA ligase has protein sequence MVNRRIAEILRNGQPDESVVVQGWVRTKRELKGFAFIEVNDGSSLANLQAVINQDLPDYEAIIKRLNTGASVEVAGVLVASQGKGQRIELKAETVKVYGEADPETYPLQKKRHSFEFLRSIGHLRSRTNSFGAVFRVRNACSAAIHQFFQERGFLWVHTPIITASDCEGAGELFSVTSLDLKKVPRTENQEIDYSQDFFAKPTYLTVSGQLEAEVMAMAFSNVYTFGPTFRAENSNTSRHLAEFWMVEPEMAFCDLEGDMDLAEAFLKHIFNYVLEKCPEDMEFFNQRIDDTVLATAENIINNQFERLTYTDAIKLLEKADFKFEYPVSWGLDLQSEHERYLAEQLFKKPVIVTDYPAQIKAFYMRLSDDEKTVRAMDILAPKIGEIIGGSQREERLDVLERRVLAQGMKPEDLWWYLDLRRYGTVPHAGFGLGFERLVQFITGMGNIRDVIPFPRTPENAEF, from the coding sequence ATGGTAAATCGACGGATTGCAGAAATATTACGGAATGGTCAACCTGATGAGTCTGTTGTAGTTCAAGGCTGGGTAAGAACGAAGCGTGAACTCAAGGGGTTTGCATTTATTGAGGTTAATGATGGGTCATCCCTAGCGAATTTGCAAGCTGTCATCAATCAGGATTTGCCAGACTACGAAGCAATTATTAAACGATTAAATACAGGTGCGTCAGTGGAAGTGGCTGGCGTATTGGTGGCTTCTCAAGGAAAAGGACAGCGTATTGAGTTGAAAGCCGAGACAGTGAAAGTCTACGGTGAAGCTGATCCCGAAACTTATCCCTTGCAAAAGAAACGCCACTCTTTTGAATTTTTACGCAGTATTGGACATTTGCGATCGCGCACCAATTCCTTCGGTGCAGTTTTCCGTGTCCGTAACGCCTGTTCCGCCGCCATTCACCAATTCTTCCAAGAAAGGGGCTTTTTGTGGGTACACACCCCCATTATCACCGCTAGTGACTGCGAAGGCGCAGGGGAACTATTCAGCGTCACCAGCTTGGATTTAAAGAAGGTTCCCCGCACAGAAAACCAAGAGATTGATTACAGCCAAGACTTCTTCGCTAAACCTACCTACTTAACTGTAAGTGGACAACTAGAAGCCGAAGTCATGGCGATGGCGTTTAGCAACGTTTACACCTTTGGCCCTACCTTTCGTGCAGAAAACTCCAACACCTCCCGCCACCTAGCAGAATTTTGGATGGTAGAACCAGAAATGGCATTCTGTGACTTAGAAGGTGATATGGATTTAGCTGAGGCGTTTCTCAAACACATCTTTAACTATGTGTTGGAAAAATGCCCTGAAGATATGGAATTTTTCAACCAACGCATTGATGATACAGTCTTAGCCACAGCCGAGAATATCATCAACAATCAATTTGAGCGTTTGACTTACACAGATGCCATCAAACTATTAGAAAAAGCCGATTTCAAGTTTGAATATCCTGTAAGCTGGGGCTTAGATTTACAATCAGAACACGAACGCTATTTAGCCGAACAATTATTTAAAAAACCAGTAATTGTTACTGACTATCCAGCGCAAATTAAAGCCTTCTATATGCGTCTAAGCGATGATGAAAAAACCGTCCGCGCAATGGATATCTTAGCACCCAAAATTGGCGAAATTATTGGCGGTTCCCAACGGGAAGAACGGTTAGATGTGCTAGAACGCCGTGTATTAGCCCAAGGGATGAAACCTGAAGATTTGTGGTGGTATCTCGATTTACGCCGTTATGGTACAGTGCCTCACGCTGGTTTCGGCTTGGGTTTTGAACGACTCGTGCAGTTTATCACAGGTATGGGGAATATTCGGGATGTCATACCCTTCCCTCGTACACCAGAAAACGCCGAGTTTTAA